Genomic window (Candidatus Nitrosocosmicus franklandus):
CTTTGAAAGCACAAAAATATCAGGGGACTGTAAATCCAATTTGCTGTTAGATTCATTAATGGTCTTCAGTATGTCAAACATTTTAGGAAAGGGCGTCGTGATTAGGATTAAGGTAGAAGTCTGAAGGTTTATATTGTCGTGAATGATTGCACTCAAATCTTCGGGATTAATAGTCTTAACTTCAGGTTTTAAGATTTTTGAGATATTTTCATACTTTATGTCCAATATTATTTCCGCATCTCCATATCCTAACCATATTTCTGGCATAGAGTTATCTAAGAAGCATCTAACTTATTAAATCAAACATACGAATTATTGTCTAATTTGAGAGACTTGGACTATCAAGAACAATTGAGAGAAGAAATAGTGACTTTTTTATATGATGTTGGTGCAATTAGGTTAGGAAATTTTACCCTTTCCAGTGGAAATCATAGTAGTTTCTATATTGATTTGAGAATGCTACAAAGTTATCCATTGTATTTTCGGAAAACGATATCTTTGCTAAAAACGGTAATTCTCTTGGGTGTTGGAATAGATAATTTTGATTATATTTGCTCAATACCTACCTCGGGGACCATTTTTGGTTCATCGTTGGCATATGAATTATTTAAACCTCATATTTATGTGAGGAAAGATCCAAAAACCTATGGAACTCAAAAGAAGATAGAGGGCAATTTGGTCCCTGGATCTAGAGTACTTTTTATAGAAGACGTAGTAACTACTGGAAATTCGTTACTCTCTGCTGTTAAATCAATTGCTGATTGTACAACCCATAATCGTGTTGTCGCTATTATAGATAGGAAACAAGGTGCTACAGAGAAGTTTCAGGAATATAATGTCTTTGTTGATAGTGTGATTAGCATTGTTCGAGCTATCGAAATCTTGAGAAACAACAACCGGATAAGTCATGAGGACTATAATACGATTAAAAGGGAGATGACTAAAATTTAGCTTTCATATATCATCAAATTCTTTTCTTCTAGAAGGGTATGTAAATTAGTAACTGCTCGATAAACTTCGGTTTCCTTTTTGGCGCCTGTACAAACTAACTTTCCGCTAGCAAAAAGCAAGATTACCGTCTTTGGGTCCAACATCCTGTGGATTAAACCTGGAAATTGTTCTGGCTCATACATGCTCCTCGGTAAAATTCTTGCTGCCAATTCAAGATGTATTTTGCCACCCAAACTTGCAGATGCAACTATATTTTGAATCTCAATTATGGGATCGTTTTCTATTGGAATCCCACCCTTTCTTAACTTTTGTACTACATTTCTTACAGCTTTTATTGCCTGCTCTTCTGATTTAGCTCCCGTGCAAACCATTTTCCCAGAGCTGAAAATTAATGTAGCTGTTTTAGGAGCTTTTAATCTAAACACTAGACCTGGAAATTGATCCGGATGATATTCTACATCAGGAAATATTTGAGTAATTAAATTGAGATTTACTGTTTGATTAACCGTTGCGGATGCCACAACGTTTTCAATACTTACCATTGGTTTTGTTTGAGGCATTATTCCTTTTCTTGGGGTATATAAATACTCGATATAAATATACCTTTATGTGATATTGTCAAGTTTGATCAATATCGAAATCTCGACAAGGTAATACATATTTATTATAAAAGGCTAGCAAATAACATGTTATAATTTGTAGAAAGATATGAAAATGAATAAATAAGCATAAGAATATTATATAAATTTGAAATTATTATATATAAAAAACTGTAAGTAGTTGCTATTGTGTAAATTAGTAAATACTATCGGGCTCAAAACGTAAAGAATCATGCTATTATTGCCTAAACACATTTTAATATCTCTCATTAAGATTGAAACTGATGTCACGAGATTTCAGAATCGATAAGGATTCCATAGGTGAAATTCAAGTGCCCATTGATGCTTACTTTGGACCTTTTACAATGAGAGCCAAGGAACAATACCAAATCACAAAGTTACCTCCTCATAGAAATTTTGTCAAAGCCTTTGTAATGATTAAAAAAGCCGCAGCTATTGCTAATAAGGAATTAGGTGTTTTACCCCATGAAATAGCCGATGCAATTATTCAAAGTTGTGATGAAATTTTAAGTGGCAAGTTATCTAAGGAATTTGTAATCGAGACTCTCAACTCGGGAGCAAGTACTGCTTTTAATATGAATTGCAATGAGGTGATTGCGAATAGGGCGCTGGAGATAATCGGAAGAAAAAAGGGAGAGTATGATAAAGTTAGCCCTAATGATCACGTAAATATGTCTCAGTCTAGTAATGACACTTCGCCAACTGCAATACATTTAGCAATAATGATGAACTGTGAAGAACTTTTGAGATCTTTGGATGTGTTGATCGAATCACTTGAAAAAAAATCCTTCGAATTTAGAGAAGAGATCAAGATTGGTCGGACACATTTGATGGATGCTATACCTGTTACACTGGGTAATGAATTTGGTGCCTATACAATTTCAATGAGAAAATGCAAAGACTTGATAAAGAAATCTCTTGAAGAACTTAGTTATATCGCATTAGGGGGTACGGCTGTAGGGACAGGAGCTAATGCTCCAAAAGGATATCAGGAATTAGTTGTAACCAATCTTGCAAAAATCTCTGGACTCCCTCTTAAACCCTCACAAAACTTGTTCTTTTCTTTGCAAAGCAAACTCGAGGTAGCTAATTGTTCATCATCCATAAAAAATTTGGCTTTGGAACTCTCTAAAATTTCAAACGACATAAGATTAATGGCCTCAGGGCCTATGGCGGGATTAGCTGAAATTACGATTCCAGCTGTACACGCAGGTTCATCCATTATGCCAGGAAAGGTAAACCCATCGTTGTCAGAAACTTTGAACATGATTTGTTTCAATGTCATTGGTAATGATCTATCTGTCAGTCTTGCTGCACAAGCAGGTCAATTTGAGTTAAATGTAATGTTGGGAGGTATGGTGAAATCAGTTTTGGATTCAACCGAAATGCTGACAAATTTTATACCTATATTTTCGAAGAATATGATCGACGGTATACGTGCTAATAGAGAAAAGCTACAATCTTATGTTCAAAAGAGTCCTATACTTGTAACACTTTTGAACCCCGTAATTGGTTATCTGAAGGCTGCTGAAGTATATAAGGAAGCACTTTCTAGTAATCGGACAATACGAGATATTGTACTCGAGCGAAAGCTGATGACTGCAGAACAATTCGATGAAATAATGTCGAAGGCAAAATTGAATTCTTAACTTACTCTGTTCTTAACAAGATTTTTGTCTTTGTTAAAACCACAAATATTACATTTGTCGAATTGCTCTCCATCCAAATGGTTAAAATGCGTTCCACAGCTTTGGCATGTGTGATGGGAATCTTCGTATCCATCTTCTGCAATGAAATCATTACTAATTAGGTTCTGACTCTTGCATTTCATGCATCTACAGTTACATTCCATTTTTCATATATCTGAATTATATTATAAGATTGTATGTTTAAATTGTGGAGATAACTAATTGAAGATATTGAAGCTGATCTTATTTCTCGCCATGTTTCTTATTTCATATTGCATAATAAATTCAGCTACCCTTTCATCTGCTTCTAATCAATTTTCCAATAAAACGGCAGTAAACAACAATGATACATCTGTTGTGGAAATAGGGGATAGGACCATCAAAGTAATGCTGGCAAAAACACCAAGTGAACAGTCTAAGGGGTTAGCAATAAGGGACTTCATGGATGAGGACGAGGGAATGCTTTTTATTTTCGATAAACCTCTAAAACACTCCTTCTGGATGAAGGACATGAAATTTCCAATTGATATAATTTGGGCAGATACTGCAGGTAAGATCGTTCATATAGAAAAGAACCTTGAGCCGTGTATTTTCTTACTGCCATGTCCTTCATATTCACCCGATAGTGACTCTCTGTATGTGCTTGAAGTGGTTTCCAACTTTACCAACAAGTATAATATAAGAGTTGGTGACTATATAGAATCTAAACTTATTTCCGTCAACAACAGCTAAAAAACCTATGTCTTAAAACTATCAACCAATTTTTTATGATAGCTGCTCATGCACTGGATATTTTCAGTGTTTTCCATTGATATTTTGATAATCTTTTTCATTTGTTTCTTGTTATATATTGTTTGAAGGAAGTTAAAACAGGTTTCACAAGCATACAAGCCATCTTTGAATTGATAGAATCTGTTTATTAGACCTATCGTTTTAATTTTTTCATACCCTTGCTAAGTTATGAATGATTCTGTATAATTTAGAATACAAAATGCTTTGGGTTAACACTTAAAAATAGGTAGTAATTTAGGATAACTATCATGGCTGCCCGCAAAACTACAACTAGGAAAATTAGATTATTGAAGAAGATTAAACAGAATAGACCGGTGCCAGCCTGGATCATTATTCGGACACATAGACATGTTAGGACTAATCCAAAGAGAAGATCTTGGCGTAGGTCGGATGTGAACATCGGGTAACGATTAGGAGGTAGAATGAAATGTCAAATATTGAAGATACGTTAGCAAGGATATATACGATAAATTTTAGCAAAGCTTGGTTAACACCAAAGCATAAGAGAACTGACCGCGTCATAAATATGGTTAAGGAATTTGCAATGAAGCATATGAAAAGTTCTCAAATCAAGATTGATCAGGAGCTAAATAGGTATATTTGGAAAATGGGGAAAACGAACCCGCCTAGGAAAGTTCGTGTAAGAATTGTAAAAGATGATGATGATCAGGTCATAGTATCTTTGTATGAGGATATCGTGCTAGATAATGAATCTCGAGATAAAACTGATGTCGACAATACGAGAGAAGATGTGGAGAGCAAAGAAGATACAGGGAGTACTTTAGAAAAATCTGAATTGGATACAGTTACAAAGAACAAGAATAGTAATAGCGATAGAATGGATGTTTCAAAAAGCTAAAATTTATTATTATTTCGGACATTGTGTTATAAGAATTCTATTAAGGATTCTAATGAAAATTATATTTTAATTAATTTTAATTAAAACCAGATTTATTGTTAAATTAAAAGATTCATAGTTAAATTAAGAGACTCGACTCCAAGTCTCTAATGTTGTTCAATTTAACTTCATCCATCGCTATTTCAGGTTCAAAATCTAAAATATTATTTTTTGGTATGAAAAGATTTAGTGGGTCATAAAGAGAAATAATACTATGATCTGTTTTTACCATTATGTGACACCTGGTCTGACCATTCTTCTCTGACATTAAATTTAGTTCCTGTTGGGCGGATGGAAGTAAGTTATTTGAGGATTCGACCATATTCTTGATAGCTGATATGCTAGCATTTGGCTGATAAAGATAGAGAGAGTATTTTTGTATATCTGATAGGTTGATTTTCTCCGTTAAAGAAGAAAAGGTTTCTAAAAAAGCATCCTTTAAGCTGGGACTTCTAATGCCACTTGTACTGATCAAATTAAACTTTATTGGAAAGGTCTTGTTTATGGATTCTATTATAATATCAGAAATTGCTTGGTTTGTGGTCTTCAAATGTTCATCCAGAGGTATATCATGGTTTTTTCTTAGCACTGCATCATTATCGATAACTATGATATTTTCTATATACCTGCTCAAGAGTGACAACGATACGCCACAACGAAACAATTTTTCTTTTTCAAAGCTAAATGGTAAAATTGCCACACAAACAATTTCTATATTTGTTTTTGTTCTGAGCATTTGTGCTAACATTGGTAAAATCGCTGCACCAAACCTAGAAGCTAGGTTACCTATTAAAATAACGGATTGATATTCGTAAATTTTCCGAATAATATTATCGGCCGAATCCAAAAATGCCTTTCGCATAAGATCATGTGAAGGATTAATTATATTACGGAAATCTATTTTAACTGTTCTATCCGAATTCCATGTCTTGTATGAATTGTTTGTGATTAGTAAATAGTCAGAATTTATTTGACCTATCACGTCAATTGTTATCCTGCTCCCCGCATCTCCAACTCCGACTATACATCTAGTAGACTTCTTTACAAAACTCAATGGTCAATATCAAACCTCAGTCGATAGATAAAAGTGTTGTCTTATAATAAACTCAATTCACTAATTCTAACGGAATCGCATTTAGAGTGTGATTGGAATGTGAGACTACCTTGACGATCATTCTTTGACCCATATGCGCACTGTTAAACAAACAACTATTTTCTAATTGTGTGTGACGAATATCAATGTTTTTCTTCCTAACTTTGCCTACTTTACGAATTAGATTATCTTCTTGCTCCAATATGTTGTTAGGGTCTTCCCTCAGAGCTATTGATTTATAATAGTCGTTTCTTCCCTTTAGAATTCCATTCTCAATATCATCGATTAGAATTTCCCCTTTCCAGCCCTTCCATTTGGAATTCTTTCTGAGTGCAATGCTCTTTATTAATTTGTGAAGTAGCTTTGACCTATAAGAAATGATCTTGTCATTAACTCTCTCCATTTTTGATGCTGCGGTTCCTGGCCTCGAGCTAAATTTTGAGGAGTTTACAATATCGGGCTCAATATGTTTAATTACTTTCAGCGTTTCTTCAAAATCTTTGTCTGTCTCTGTTGGGAAACCAGTTATAACATCTGTCGCTATCGTTATTTCAGGAATGTTATTTTTTAACCTATCGGTAAGATCTAGTACGGAGTTAAGGGTATGACCTCTTTTCATCTTCTTTAGGATCGATACACTTCCACTCTGAATTGGAATATGAATAAATTTAAAAAGCTTGTTACTACTCATATAAATATTTGTGATTTCTTTGTCTAGATTTTTTAAATACATGGGATTTAGCATGCCCAATCGGATTCTAAAATACATATCTATTTGTTCGCAGCTTCTGAGTAAGTTTCCTATATTTGTACCAATGTCTAATCCATAGCATCCGTTGTCAGTTGAAGTCAGCCAAATTTCCTTAGCACCTGCTTCCACGTCAGTTTTAATTTGATTAATAATGTTTCCTGTCCTAAAACTTCTTAAATTTCCTTTTGCCAATTTTGTCTGACAGAATGTACATTCGCTTAGACAACCCGTAGATATCTGTATGATACTAATTACAGGGTTTATTCTTACTTTGGGTAAATTGATCTTTTCTTCGTTGGTCTTGTTTAACTCTGTCACTGATCTTTGTTGTAGTGTAGCTAGTGTCACCTCGGCTATCGATGGGATTGAATCTGGTCCTAACAAACTGGCACTTGGACTAAGGGATCTTACCATTCGTTCATTTGCTGCAGGTAAACATCCCGCAATTATTAGTGGTTTATTGGTCTTGGTTAAGCTCTTTATCCGGTTTATCATTTTATGCTCGGTAGAATTTTTGACTGAACAAGTCACAATCAAAGTAACGTCGGCATTTTCTGGGCCATCTGCTTGATTAAAACCATTTTGTTTCAAGATTCCTGACATTATTTCCATATCCGAATAGTTGGCAGAACAACCATACCCTTCTATCCAAAAATTAAATGCTTTGTCATGTTTATCTCTGACATTTTTGGAAACGGAGCCAATGATATATTTTGCTTTCGCCTTAGGAGATAATTCGTGGCTATTCATAAAGGATATTTTTTCAATTAGCGAGGGTTTCAAGGAATACAATTCGTCGTCTTTTTCCATGGATAATTACACCTCATTTCGATAAACCATTATATATAGCGTTAATTTGTATACTCATTTGCAACTATTAGATATTAATATCAATATCTATCTAACATATAAAAATGATTGTACTTTTAATAATTGTTATTGAGATTCAGCAATGAAATCCTTAAAATGGTAAATCAAGTTTTCTTGATCGCTTACGTAACTGGATTTCTATGGCTCAGGAGGAATCCATTATCCTTAATTTTTACTGCCATATCTCCATTTTCTTTACTATTCATATTATTTGTAGTTAGCAATGGTCAATATGTTCAATTTGCTGTTGCTGGGAGTTTAGTTATGGCTTTGGTAGGGTATGGTTTAGCGTTAGGTCAAGATATTTCCCTTTACAAAATAGAGTACAAAATGCAAGATGTTTTTGTGGCCTCGCCTATTTCCCCAATAGTATATATGTTAGGATTGGCGTTGTCAGAACTTTTGTATGGATTACCTGCATTAATTATCTTAATTTCGTTGGCGGTATTCTTTTCGACATCAATCGCCTTTCTGCCGTTACTTCTTTTGAATGTTTTTCTTATTTGGGGAACCATGTCTTCAATTGGTTTTTTTCTTTCATCGCATATGCTCCATATGCGGAATGCAACACAATTGATTTCCTTTGTCAATGTCATTATTGCAGTAGTTCCTCCAGTATTTTATCCAATAAGCACCCTGCCAGAAGCTTTACAAATGGTTTCATATCTTGTACCTACAACTCACGCATCTCTCATGATACAATATTCAATGGGTTTCCCTATTCCAGAAGGGTGGTCCATTTATTTGGGCTTACTAGTTCAAGGAATTTATTTTGGATTTTTTATGTTAATTGCTAAAAAGAGGGCTCTTTGGAGGGAAAACTAGAATACCAGGTTCTTGTCATTTTTCTCTAAAAAGTTAATATATTTGGAATTTTCAAAGATATCTCTAGTTGCATTTAATAATTTAATAGAATCTTTCTTCTCATGTGCATTCGAAAACGCTCCCATTTTGCCAGGCAAAAAGAAAATACCATGATATGCCATCAGTGCTAAATTATAATTATTTAACATTTCCTTATCTGATAGGGCGGCATCCAAAGCATTGTTTATGGCTTTAACATTATCATTTAAGAAATGGATCATAAATATTGATCCTATTCCCGTTACTTCTGCTCTTATCTTCAACTCGTCAAATAATTTAGATAATTCTATCCTAGTGAATTCTCCCAAATTATTTATTTTGTCATAAATAGATCTGTCATTCCTCAAAGTTCTGAGAGTATGGAAACCCGCCTTCATAGTCATAGGATTAGCTGAAAATGTTCCGCCTCCTATTGAACAGTAGGTTGACTTGTCCCCTTCAATAGTGGCATCAGCTAATTTCATGATCTCTTTTTTACCGCATACTGCACCTATTGGTAGACCTCCTCCAATTATCTTACCCAAAGTAAACAAATCTGGTTCCAGATTAAAATTATTCATGGCGGCCCCGTATGAAAATCTGAAACCTGTTACTATTTCATCCAAAATAAAAAGGCTACCGTTATTCTTGGCAAACTCTTGTAACCCCTGCAAATATCCATTCTTAGGTAAAATACAACCTGCTCCACCAAGAACAGGTTCAACTATAATAGCTGCTAGATCATCTTTTATTGATTCAAGAACCTTAAGTGATCTCTCTATGTCATTAAATTGAAGAGATTCTACAAAGTGTCCCTCGTCTTCAATTAGACCCAAGCCTTCGTCGACTTCGTACGGGTAGTTTACTGATTGCAAGAGATTTGTATTAAAACCATGCCATCCGCCTTCCACCTTTGCAATAACTCTTTTACCTGTGGCTGATCTAGCAAGCCTTGTAGCATACATTGTGGCTTCAGAACCTGTACTACAAAATCTTATGTTTTCAGCTAATGGTATTGCTTTTTTGATTTCCCAGCCCAGCTTCAAGCTATCTTTATTTACAGTACCGTATAGAGTTCCATTCTTTAGTTGCTTAACTAATTTTTGTGTAACCCTTGGTGGGGAATGCCCCAGTATTAGGGCCCAGTGACCGTTCCAAAAGTCTAAGTATTTATTCCCATCTACATCATACAAATATTTTCCTCTTGCTTTTCGAGTAAAGAATGGATAAGGTCTAAAATATCGTATATTGTGACTAACTCCACCAGGAAATATCTCTCTTGATTTAAAATATAAATTCATAGATTCAAATGTTTTAGTCTTGTATAATTCTAGATAACTGTCATACTTCATACCAATTTACTGTCAATTTAGAGAATCTTTTATTTGTTTATCCAGGTTTTGGAAAAAACTCCAATAAGTAGCTTATGTTCTATTTTCGATTAATAATAATGATCTGATTCATCCTTTAGTGAAAATGCATGGTAAATTGATGCACATAAGAATATACAAGTAGCCTCTATCTGCGAAAAGATGTCACAATGTATTCATGGAATAAATTCTATCGAGAACCTGGACCTAGATAACAAATGAATTGAATACATTATCTATCAAACTGACAATAGCATTAATGATAATTCTTGCCATAAATTAAGAAAATCTATCCTCTTTGCAATACCTTAATGCTAAAGTTAATATTATCAATTATCTAAATGGTAATGAACGCATCCAAGACAAAAGGCGGCGTCGGTAATGAAAAAAAATTGGCTAATGCCATAATATGATTTACAGACCTCCAGGTGCGCTCTTGACAATAAAAACGATTTAGATACACAACAGTAGAAAAACAACCCCAATGTGGTTGTTGAATATATGGATGATGAATCTAATAGTAAATAGTAATAATAACAAAATCATAATGGAGGTTCAATCAGCATATCAGTGCTGACCTGATAGATTGAATCTGACATGGGAATGATCAGGTAGATGCATGTATGCGAAGATATAAAGACACGTAAATAACAATGATACTGTACTAACTAAAATAAAGGATGAACAAATACTAGTATTATCAGTTACTTTTTTTTGATTGCATTAAAGATGATCCAATAAGAATGAATCTGAATGTCTATGTCTATACACTATACGGAATAGTACAGTTAGTTAGTTTTTTTCAATCGATCGTACTCTTTCTCTTTCTTGGTTGATTAGTGGTTGTAACTTTTTCTCTCTTATACAAAGAAAAAGAATACTAACAACAAGAAAGAAATAAACTCAATAAATGTCCTGACTGGATACTAAATAAATTATTAGTTTCCATCAGGGAC
Coding sequences:
- a CDS encoding tRNA (N(6)-L-threonylcarbamoyladenosine(37)-C(2))-methylthiotransferase, translating into MEKDDELYSLKPSLIEKISFMNSHELSPKAKAKYIIGSVSKNVRDKHDKAFNFWIEGYGCSANYSDMEIMSGILKQNGFNQADGPENADVTLIVTCSVKNSTEHKMINRIKSLTKTNKPLIIAGCLPAANERMVRSLSPSASLLGPDSIPSIAEVTLATLQQRSVTELNKTNEEKINLPKVRINPVISIIQISTGCLSECTFCQTKLAKGNLRSFRTGNIINQIKTDVEAGAKEIWLTSTDNGCYGLDIGTNIGNLLRSCEQIDMYFRIRLGMLNPMYLKNLDKEITNIYMSSNKLFKFIHIPIQSGSVSILKKMKRGHTLNSVLDLTDRLKNNIPEITIATDVITGFPTETDKDFEETLKVIKHIEPDIVNSSKFSSRPGTAASKMERVNDKIISYRSKLLHKLIKSIALRKNSKWKGWKGEILIDDIENGILKGRNDYYKSIALREDPNNILEQEDNLIRKVGKVRKKNIDIRHTQLENSCLFNSAHMGQRMIVKVVSHSNHTLNAIPLELVN
- a CDS encoding TATA-box-binding protein, which gives rise to MPQTKPMVSIENVVASATVNQTVNLNLITQIFPDVEYHPDQFPGLVFRLKAPKTATLIFSSGKMVCTGAKSEEQAIKAVRNVVQKLRKGGIPIENDPIIEIQNIVASASLGGKIHLELAARILPRSMYEPEQFPGLIHRMLDPKTVILLFASGKLVCTGAKKETEVYRAVTNLHTLLEEKNLMIYES
- a CDS encoding 50S ribosomal protein L39e: MAARKTTTRKIRLLKKIKQNRPVPAWIIIRTHRHVRTNPKRRSWRRSDVNIG
- a CDS encoding orotate phosphoribosyltransferase, which gives rise to MSNLRDLDYQEQLREEIVTFLYDVGAIRLGNFTLSSGNHSSFYIDLRMLQSYPLYFRKTISLLKTVILLGVGIDNFDYICSIPTSGTIFGSSLAYELFKPHIYVRKDPKTYGTQKKIEGNLVPGSRVLFIEDVVTTGNSLLSAVKSIADCTTHNRVVAIIDRKQGATEKFQEYNVFVDSVISIVRAIEILRNNNRISHEDYNTIKREMTKI
- a CDS encoding ABC transporter permease, with the protein product MVNQVFLIAYVTGFLWLRRNPLSLIFTAISPFSLLFILFVVSNGQYVQFAVAGSLVMALVGYGLALGQDISLYKIEYKMQDVFVASPISPIVYMLGLALSELLYGLPALIILISLAVFFSTSIAFLPLLLLNVFLIWGTMSSIGFFLSSHMLHMRNATQLISFVNVIIAVVPPVFYPISTLPEALQMVSYLVPTTHASLMIQYSMGFPIPEGWSIYLGLLVQGIYFGFFMLIAKKRALWREN
- a CDS encoding aspartate aminotransferase family protein, translated to MNLYFKSREIFPGGVSHNIRYFRPYPFFTRKARGKYLYDVDGNKYLDFWNGHWALILGHSPPRVTQKLVKQLKNGTLYGTVNKDSLKLGWEIKKAIPLAENIRFCSTGSEATMYATRLARSATGKRVIAKVEGGWHGFNTNLLQSVNYPYEVDEGLGLIEDEGHFVESLQFNDIERSLKVLESIKDDLAAIIVEPVLGGAGCILPKNGYLQGLQEFAKNNGSLFILDEIVTGFRFSYGAAMNNFNLEPDLFTLGKIIGGGLPIGAVCGKKEIMKLADATIEGDKSTYCSIGGGTFSANPMTMKAGFHTLRTLRNDRSIYDKINNLGEFTRIELSKLFDELKIRAEVTGIGSIFMIHFLNDNVKAINNALDAALSDKEMLNNYNLALMAYHGIFFLPGKMGAFSNAHEKKDSIKLLNATRDIFENSKYINFLEKNDKNLVF
- a CDS encoding 50S ribosomal protein L31e yields the protein MSNIEDTLARIYTINFSKAWLTPKHKRTDRVINMVKEFAMKHMKSSQIKIDQELNRYIWKMGKTNPPRKVRVRIVKDDDDQVIVSLYEDIVLDNESRDKTDVDNTREDVESKEDTGSTLEKSELDTVTKNKNSNSDRMDVSKS
- a CDS encoding aspartate ammonia-lyase encodes the protein MSRDFRIDKDSIGEIQVPIDAYFGPFTMRAKEQYQITKLPPHRNFVKAFVMIKKAAAIANKELGVLPHEIADAIIQSCDEILSGKLSKEFVIETLNSGASTAFNMNCNEVIANRALEIIGRKKGEYDKVSPNDHVNMSQSSNDTSPTAIHLAIMMNCEELLRSLDVLIESLEKKSFEFREEIKIGRTHLMDAIPVTLGNEFGAYTISMRKCKDLIKKSLEELSYIALGGTAVGTGANAPKGYQELVVTNLAKISGLPLKPSQNLFFSLQSKLEVANCSSSIKNLALELSKISNDIRLMASGPMAGLAEITIPAVHAGSSIMPGKVNPSLSETLNMICFNVIGNDLSVSLAAQAGQFELNVMLGGMVKSVLDSTEMLTNFIPIFSKNMIDGIRANREKLQSYVQKSPILVTLLNPVIGYLKAAEVYKEALSSNRTIRDIVLERKLMTAEQFDEIMSKAKLNS
- a CDS encoding DUF192 domain-containing protein, with translation MKILKLILFLAMFLISYCIINSATLSSASNQFSNKTAVNNNDTSVVEIGDRTIKVMLAKTPSEQSKGLAIRDFMDEDEGMLFIFDKPLKHSFWMKDMKFPIDIIWADTAGKIVHIEKNLEPCIFLLPCPSYSPDSDSLYVLEVVSNFTNKYNIRVGDYIESKLISVNNS